In Anser cygnoides isolate HZ-2024a breed goose chromosome Z, Taihu_goose_T2T_genome, whole genome shotgun sequence, a genomic segment contains:
- the LOC106042715 gene encoding V-type proton ATPase subunit S1-like protein isoform X2: protein MAVHVCFQIKILCKILAHKTLSSAGRRYDGGVKPKFSVNQVAITQVVSYNLSRKGQLERASWRPFTHSHYSPLNVTVNGTPCILFWAKRIMIKFENHTQLDLTEKTFGVHATVDVGDSNCSEDNAMLSLKFGDIGNLKGLVIRFLLTTSYYQLSVQNWFSVHRLQLLYNHSVLATFNATRIYAPASYSFHCEHVSSLQRYDALLIPTSANDVSKLWEVTFIDFQIQGFNIQEGHFAYAKDCASFFSPAILMGLVMSLILLLVLAYALHMLIHLKSLDRHYECKASPAYFVQMKDNDMGDEKEPLRSNGNESYELRNQQLCKIYI, encoded by the exons ATGGCAG TTCACGTGTGTTTTCAGATCAAGATACTCTGCAAAATACTG GCTCATAAAACACTTTCGTCTGCAGGTCGACGCTACGATGGTGGTGTGAAGCCAAAATTCAGCGTAAATCAAGTAGCAATTACACAG GTTGTCAGCTACAACTTGAGCAGGAAAGGACAGCTAGAAAGAGCATCCTGGAGGCCGTTCACCCACAGCCACTACAGCCCTCTCAACGTCACAGTTAATGGCACACCCTGCATTCTCTTCTGGGCCAAGAGGATCATGATTAAGTTTGAAAACCACACGCAACTGGATTTGACTGAGAAGACATTTGGTGTCCATGCAACAGTGGATGTTGGAGATTCAAACTGCAGTGAAGACAATGCAAT GCTTTCTCTGAAGTTTGGAGATATTGGCAATCTAAAGGGACTTGTTATTAG ATTCTTACTAACAACCAGCTATTACCAGCTGTCTGTTCAGAACTGGTTCAGCGTACACAGACTGCAGCTTCTTTACAACCACTCCGTACTGGCGACATTTAATGCAACCAGAATATATGCGCCGGCAAGTTACTCCTTCCACTGTGAACATGTGAGCAGCTTGCAGAGATATGATGCACTCCTGATACCCACCTCTGCAAATGATGTTTCAAAGCTTTGGGAAGTCACTTTTATTGATTTCCAG ATTCAAGGCTTTAACATTCAAGAAGGACATTTTGCCTATGCAAAAGATTGtgcatcttttttctctccagcaaTTCTTATGGGATTGGTTATGTCACTGATTCTGCTGCTGGTTCTTGCCTATGCTCTTCATATGTTGATCCACCTCAAATCTCTTGATAGGCACTATGAATGCAAAGCTTCTCCTGCCTATTTTGTACAAATGAAAGACAATGACATGGGGGATGAGAAAGAGCCGCTGAGAAGCAATGGAAATGAGTCCTATGAACTTAGAAACCAACAGCTCTGTAAAATCTATATTTAG
- the LOC106042715 gene encoding V-type proton ATPase subunit S1-like protein isoform X1, with translation MEWQMLAAIGCICSPSLSQGVQGCPAPPEPRGADVLGVEGPALFPMERNTAVGFLLLFLCGGLSVAVEQMLATVDGSSRVFSDQDTLQNTGRRYDGGVKPKFSVNQVAITQVVSYNLSRKGQLERASWRPFTHSHYSPLNVTVNGTPCILFWAKRIMIKFENHTQLDLTEKTFGVHATVDVGDSNCSEDNAMLSLKFGDIGNLKGLVIRFLLTTSYYQLSVQNWFSVHRLQLLYNHSVLATFNATRIYAPASYSFHCEHVSSLQRYDALLIPTSANDVSKLWEVTFIDFQIQGFNIQEGHFAYAKDCASFFSPAILMGLVMSLILLLVLAYALHMLIHLKSLDRHYECKASPAYFVQMKDNDMGDEKEPLRSNGNESYELRNQQLCKIYI, from the exons ATGGAGTGGCAAATGCTGGCTGCCATTGGTTGCATCTGCAGTCCATCACTCAGCCAGGGCGTGCAGGgctgcccggctccccccgaGCCGAGAGGAGCAGATGTGCTTGGTGTGGAGGGACCAGCTCTCTTCCCCATGGAAAGAAACACGGCTGTTGGCTTCTTACTGCTCTTCTTATGTGGGGGGCTCTCGGTGGCTGTGGAGCAAATGCTTGCAACAGTGGATGGCAG TTCACGTGTGTTTTCAGATCAAGATACTCTGCAAAATACTG GTCGACGCTACGATGGTGGTGTGAAGCCAAAATTCAGCGTAAATCAAGTAGCAATTACACAG GTTGTCAGCTACAACTTGAGCAGGAAAGGACAGCTAGAAAGAGCATCCTGGAGGCCGTTCACCCACAGCCACTACAGCCCTCTCAACGTCACAGTTAATGGCACACCCTGCATTCTCTTCTGGGCCAAGAGGATCATGATTAAGTTTGAAAACCACACGCAACTGGATTTGACTGAGAAGACATTTGGTGTCCATGCAACAGTGGATGTTGGAGATTCAAACTGCAGTGAAGACAATGCAAT GCTTTCTCTGAAGTTTGGAGATATTGGCAATCTAAAGGGACTTGTTATTAG ATTCTTACTAACAACCAGCTATTACCAGCTGTCTGTTCAGAACTGGTTCAGCGTACACAGACTGCAGCTTCTTTACAACCACTCCGTACTGGCGACATTTAATGCAACCAGAATATATGCGCCGGCAAGTTACTCCTTCCACTGTGAACATGTGAGCAGCTTGCAGAGATATGATGCACTCCTGATACCCACCTCTGCAAATGATGTTTCAAAGCTTTGGGAAGTCACTTTTATTGATTTCCAG ATTCAAGGCTTTAACATTCAAGAAGGACATTTTGCCTATGCAAAAGATTGtgcatcttttttctctccagcaaTTCTTATGGGATTGGTTATGTCACTGATTCTGCTGCTGGTTCTTGCCTATGCTCTTCATATGTTGATCCACCTCAAATCTCTTGATAGGCACTATGAATGCAAAGCTTCTCCTGCCTATTTTGTACAAATGAAAGACAATGACATGGGGGATGAGAAAGAGCCGCTGAGAAGCAATGGAAATGAGTCCTATGAACTTAGAAACCAACAGCTCTGTAAAATCTATATTTAG